One window of Tachysurus vachellii isolate PV-2020 chromosome 21, HZAU_Pvac_v1, whole genome shotgun sequence genomic DNA carries:
- the rnf19a gene encoding E3 ubiquitin-protein ligase RNF19A isoform X2 produces MSVNHHQTPDSERELPSSSRKTPKKRGISLRSLFRRHRLDPKSRKSRALAAGVDGIASVESVVQSEMQQPPQQQQEVASTSTPSSTSSEFLECPLCLLRHARDRFPDIMTCHHRSCADCLRQYLRIEISESRVNISCPECSERFNPHDIRMILGDRALMEKYEEFMLRRWLAADPDCRWCPAPDCGYAVIAFGCASCPKITCGREGCGTEFCYHCKQLWHPNQTCDAARQQRAQSLRLRPFRSSSLSYSQESGAADDIKPCPRCAAYIIKMNDGSCNHMTCAVCGCEFCWLCMKEISDLHYLSPSGCTFWGKKPWSRKKKILWQLGTLVGAPIGIALIAGIAIPAMIIGIPVYVGRKIHSRYEGKEISKHKRNLVIAGGVTLSVIVSPVVAAVTVGIGVPIMLAYVYGVVPISLCRSGGCGVSAGNGKGVRIEFDDENDMNVGGGAVVTDSTSVAETRQNTSIGGSVGGLTGSLSASGSHMERIGAMRDNVSENASTMALTGSLSGSTVGHCFNRLEVQADVQKERCSLSGESGTVSLGTISDNASTKAMAGSILNAYMPLDREGSSMEVQVDVESKLGKLRHHSGSSSMEEGSTGGRGVCPFTCPHESKYGSGKKSKGKTRKKTGSTKINETREDMDAQLLEQRSTNSSEFDSPSLSGSLPSVADSHCSHFSEFSCSDLDGSRPPNAISPLPEVENDRLENGPSPRALCSAPLSPESPPKERNNNVAPQPSPPARNVCIQTEI; encoded by the exons ATGAGTGTGAATCATCACCAGACCCCAGACTCGGAGCGGGAGCTTCCTTCCTCCTCCAGAAAGACACCTAAAAAGCGGGGCATCTCGCTCCGGTCTCTTTTTCGAAGACACCGCTTGGACCCCAAGTCTCGCAAATCACGAGCGCTGGCTGCCGGCGTGGACGGCATCGCTAGTGTCGAGAGCGTCGTCCAGTCGGAAATGCAACAACCgccgcagcagcagcaggaagtAGCGTCCACGTCCACGCCGTCCTCCACGTCTTCCGAGTTCCTGGAATGTCCCCtgtgcctgctgcgtcacgctCGAGACCGCTTCCCTGACATCATGACGTGTCACCATCGCTCGTGCGCCGACTGTCTGAGGCAGTACCTACGCATCGAGATCTCGGAGAGCCGCGTGAACATCAGCTGCCCCGAGTGCTCTGAGCGCTTCAACCCCCACGACATACGCATGATCCTCGGAGACCGCGCCCTCATGGAGAAGTACGAGGAGTTCATGCTCCGGAGGTGGCTCGCTGCTGACCCAGACTGTCGCTGGTGCCCCGCCCCCGACTGCGG GTATGCAGTGATAGCGTTCGGCTGTGCAAGCTGCCCGAAGATTACGTGCGGGCGCGAGGGATGTGGGACAGAGTTCTGTTATCACTGTAAGCAGCTGTGGCATCCAAACCAGACGTGTGACGCAGCGAGACAGCAACGAGCACAGAGTCTGAGACTGAGACCTTTCAGATCCTCCTCCCTCAGCTACAGCCAGGAGAGCGGTGCTGCGG acGATATAAAGCCCTGCCCCCGCTGCGCTGCTTACATCATCAAGATGAACGACGGGAGCTGTAACCACATGACCTGCGCTGTGTGCGGCTGTGAGTTCTGCTGGCTTTGCATGAAGGAGATCTCTGACCTGCACTACTtaag TCCTTCAGGCTGCACGTTCTGGGGTAAAAAACCGTGGAGTCGGAAGAAGAAGATCCTGTGGCAGTTGGGCACGCTGGTCGGAGCGCCCATCGGCATCGCGCTGATCGCCGGCATCGCCATCCCGGCTATGATCATCGGGATTCCCGTGTACGTGGGCAGGAAG ATCCACAGCCGCTACGAGGGAAAGGAAATCTCCAAGCACAAGAGGAACCTGGTGATCGCCGGCGGAGTCACGCTGTCCGTCATCGTCTCGCCTGTGGTCGCCGCGGTAACCGTCG gTATCGGCGTGCCCATCATGCTGGCTTATGTCTATGGTGTGGTTCCGATCTCTCTGTGCCGCAGTGGAGGCTGCGGCGTGTCGGCGGGGAACGGAAAAGGAGTGCGAATCGAATTCGACGACGAAAACGACATGAACGTGGGTGGAGGTGCGGTGGTGACCG ACAGTACATCGGTGGCCGAGACGAGGCAGAACACGAGTATCGGAGGCAGTGTTGGTGGGCTGACGGGCAGTCTGAGTGCCAGCGGGAGTCACATGGAGCGAATCGGAGCCATGAGGGACAACGTGAGCGAAAACGCCAGCACCATGGCGCTCACAGGAAGTCTGTCGGGCAGCACCGTGGGCCACTGCTTCaacag GTTGGAGGTTCAGGCTGATGTACAGAAAGAGCGCTGCAGTTTGAGCGGAGAGTCCGGCACGGTCAGTCTGGGGACAATCAGTGACAACGCAAGCACCAAAGCCATGGCTGGATCTATCCTCAACGCCTACATGCCTCTAGACAG agaggGCAGCAGTATGGAGGTGCAGGTGGATGTGGAGTCTAAACTAGGGAAGCTGCGACACCACAGCGGGAGCAGCAGCATGGAGGAGGGCAGCACAGGGGGCCGCGGCGTCTGCCCCTTCACTTGCCCCCACGAGAGCAAATACGGCTCgggaaagaaaagcaaaggaaAGACGCGCAAGAAGACGGGCAGCACCAAGATCAACGAGACCCGTGAGGACATGGACGCACAGCTGCTGGAGCAGCGCAGCACAAACTCGAGCGAGTTCGACTCTCCGTCTCTGAGCGGCAGCCTGCCCTCCGTCGCCGACTCGCACTGCAGCCACTTTTCTGAGTTCAGCTGCTCCGACCTCGACGGCTCTCGACCCCCAAACGCTATCAGCCCTCTTCCAGAGGTGGAGAACGACAGGCTGGAGAACGGCCCCTCCCCCCGGGCGCTCTGCTCCGCCCCCCTCAGCCCAGAGAGCCCTCCTAAAGAACGCAATAACAACGTGGCCCCTCAGCCGAGCCCCCCGGCGCGCAACGTCTGTATTCAAACTGAGATTTAG
- the rnf19a gene encoding E3 ubiquitin-protein ligase RNF19A isoform X1, with translation MSVNHHQTPDSERELPSSSRKTPKKRGISLRSLFRRHRLDPKSRKSRALAAGVDGIASVESVVQSEMQQPPQQQQEVASTSTPSSTSSEFLECPLCLLRHARDRFPDIMTCHHRSCADCLRQYLRIEISESRVNISCPECSERFNPHDIRMILGDRALMEKYEEFMLRRWLAADPDCRWCPAPDCGYAVIAFGCASCPKITCGREGCGTEFCYHCKQLWHPNQTCDAARQQRAQSLRLRPFRSSSLSYSQESGAAADDIKPCPRCAAYIIKMNDGSCNHMTCAVCGCEFCWLCMKEISDLHYLSPSGCTFWGKKPWSRKKKILWQLGTLVGAPIGIALIAGIAIPAMIIGIPVYVGRKIHSRYEGKEISKHKRNLVIAGGVTLSVIVSPVVAAVTVGIGVPIMLAYVYGVVPISLCRSGGCGVSAGNGKGVRIEFDDENDMNVGGGAVVTDSTSVAETRQNTSIGGSVGGLTGSLSASGSHMERIGAMRDNVSENASTMALTGSLSGSTVGHCFNRLEVQADVQKERCSLSGESGTVSLGTISDNASTKAMAGSILNAYMPLDREGSSMEVQVDVESKLGKLRHHSGSSSMEEGSTGGRGVCPFTCPHESKYGSGKKSKGKTRKKTGSTKINETREDMDAQLLEQRSTNSSEFDSPSLSGSLPSVADSHCSHFSEFSCSDLDGSRPPNAISPLPEVENDRLENGPSPRALCSAPLSPESPPKERNNNVAPQPSPPARNVCIQTEI, from the exons ATGAGTGTGAATCATCACCAGACCCCAGACTCGGAGCGGGAGCTTCCTTCCTCCTCCAGAAAGACACCTAAAAAGCGGGGCATCTCGCTCCGGTCTCTTTTTCGAAGACACCGCTTGGACCCCAAGTCTCGCAAATCACGAGCGCTGGCTGCCGGCGTGGACGGCATCGCTAGTGTCGAGAGCGTCGTCCAGTCGGAAATGCAACAACCgccgcagcagcagcaggaagtAGCGTCCACGTCCACGCCGTCCTCCACGTCTTCCGAGTTCCTGGAATGTCCCCtgtgcctgctgcgtcacgctCGAGACCGCTTCCCTGACATCATGACGTGTCACCATCGCTCGTGCGCCGACTGTCTGAGGCAGTACCTACGCATCGAGATCTCGGAGAGCCGCGTGAACATCAGCTGCCCCGAGTGCTCTGAGCGCTTCAACCCCCACGACATACGCATGATCCTCGGAGACCGCGCCCTCATGGAGAAGTACGAGGAGTTCATGCTCCGGAGGTGGCTCGCTGCTGACCCAGACTGTCGCTGGTGCCCCGCCCCCGACTGCGG GTATGCAGTGATAGCGTTCGGCTGTGCAAGCTGCCCGAAGATTACGTGCGGGCGCGAGGGATGTGGGACAGAGTTCTGTTATCACTGTAAGCAGCTGTGGCATCCAAACCAGACGTGTGACGCAGCGAGACAGCAACGAGCACAGAGTCTGAGACTGAGACCTTTCAGATCCTCCTCCCTCAGCTACAGCCAGGAGAGCGGTGCTGCGG cagacGATATAAAGCCCTGCCCCCGCTGCGCTGCTTACATCATCAAGATGAACGACGGGAGCTGTAACCACATGACCTGCGCTGTGTGCGGCTGTGAGTTCTGCTGGCTTTGCATGAAGGAGATCTCTGACCTGCACTACTtaag TCCTTCAGGCTGCACGTTCTGGGGTAAAAAACCGTGGAGTCGGAAGAAGAAGATCCTGTGGCAGTTGGGCACGCTGGTCGGAGCGCCCATCGGCATCGCGCTGATCGCCGGCATCGCCATCCCGGCTATGATCATCGGGATTCCCGTGTACGTGGGCAGGAAG ATCCACAGCCGCTACGAGGGAAAGGAAATCTCCAAGCACAAGAGGAACCTGGTGATCGCCGGCGGAGTCACGCTGTCCGTCATCGTCTCGCCTGTGGTCGCCGCGGTAACCGTCG gTATCGGCGTGCCCATCATGCTGGCTTATGTCTATGGTGTGGTTCCGATCTCTCTGTGCCGCAGTGGAGGCTGCGGCGTGTCGGCGGGGAACGGAAAAGGAGTGCGAATCGAATTCGACGACGAAAACGACATGAACGTGGGTGGAGGTGCGGTGGTGACCG ACAGTACATCGGTGGCCGAGACGAGGCAGAACACGAGTATCGGAGGCAGTGTTGGTGGGCTGACGGGCAGTCTGAGTGCCAGCGGGAGTCACATGGAGCGAATCGGAGCCATGAGGGACAACGTGAGCGAAAACGCCAGCACCATGGCGCTCACAGGAAGTCTGTCGGGCAGCACCGTGGGCCACTGCTTCaacag GTTGGAGGTTCAGGCTGATGTACAGAAAGAGCGCTGCAGTTTGAGCGGAGAGTCCGGCACGGTCAGTCTGGGGACAATCAGTGACAACGCAAGCACCAAAGCCATGGCTGGATCTATCCTCAACGCCTACATGCCTCTAGACAG agaggGCAGCAGTATGGAGGTGCAGGTGGATGTGGAGTCTAAACTAGGGAAGCTGCGACACCACAGCGGGAGCAGCAGCATGGAGGAGGGCAGCACAGGGGGCCGCGGCGTCTGCCCCTTCACTTGCCCCCACGAGAGCAAATACGGCTCgggaaagaaaagcaaaggaaAGACGCGCAAGAAGACGGGCAGCACCAAGATCAACGAGACCCGTGAGGACATGGACGCACAGCTGCTGGAGCAGCGCAGCACAAACTCGAGCGAGTTCGACTCTCCGTCTCTGAGCGGCAGCCTGCCCTCCGTCGCCGACTCGCACTGCAGCCACTTTTCTGAGTTCAGCTGCTCCGACCTCGACGGCTCTCGACCCCCAAACGCTATCAGCCCTCTTCCAGAGGTGGAGAACGACAGGCTGGAGAACGGCCCCTCCCCCCGGGCGCTCTGCTCCGCCCCCCTCAGCCCAGAGAGCCCTCCTAAAGAACGCAATAACAACGTGGCCCCTCAGCCGAGCCCCCCGGCGCGCAACGTCTGTATTCAAACTGAGATTTAG
- the spag1a gene encoding sperm-associated antigen 1A, with translation MGNAQKKSSGTSSGVFSPVHSRARDGGNPGNAEGKKAAQVNGAYTAEETGNTGTHGVNLDAPAGDLPPPLARLKNEGNMLFKTGQFGLAVQKYTQAIEGYTQAKEKYTLSTEGHTLSGIDSPEDLCILYSNRAACLLKDGNCTDCIQDCTSALELRPFSLKPLLRRAMAYESLERYRNAYVDYKTVLQIDSSVQAAHDSVHRITKQLMEQDGPDWREKLPEIPNVPISAQQHRREEPSADVLHARAVRAEEEKVRKAEARFTLLKEEGNDLVKRGEFEKAMQKYSECIALKPTECSVYTNRALCLLKLDRFAEARQDCDSALQIESDNKKAFYRRALAHKGLKDFLSSSSDLQEVLRLDPNVREAEQELQEVTVLLRESLLESNTQD, from the exons aTGGGTAACGCGCAGAAGAAGAGCTCGGGGACGAGTTCCGGTGTGTTTAGTCCGGTTCACAGCAGAGCTCGAgacggaggaaaccccggaaACGCGGAGGGCAAGAAGGCGGCGCAAGTGAACGGCGCTTATActgcggaggaaaccggaaacACCGGGACACACGGAGTGAACCTCGATGCCCCCGCCGGGGATCTGCCCCCTCCGCTCGCGCGCCTCAAAAACGAGGGCAACATGCTGTTTAAGACCGGACAGTTTGGGCTCGCGGTGCAGAAGTACACACAGGCCATAGAGGGATACACACAGGCCAAGGAGAAGTACACACTGTCTACTGAGGGACACACACTGTCAG gtATTGACAGTCCTGAGGATCTTTGCATTTTGTACTCCAACAGAGCTGCTTGCCTTCTGAAAGATGGGAACTGTACAGACTGCATTCAAGACTGCACCag TGCGCTGGAGCTCCGCCCCTTCTCCCTGAAGCCCCTCCTCCGTAGGGCGATGGCCTACGAGTCTCTGGAGCGCTACAGGAACGCGTACGTGGATTACAAAACCGTCCTGCAGATCGACTCCAGCGTACAGGCAGCTCACGACAGTGTACACAG GATCACAAAGCAGCTGATGGAGCAGGATGGTCCTGATTGGAGAGAGAAGCTTCCTGAGATTCCCAACGTTCCCATTTCAGCCCAGCAGCATCGCAGGGAAGAACCGAGCGCTGATGTTCTCCATGCACGAGCCGTCAGAGCTGAAGAGGAGAAGG TCAGAAAAGCTGAGGCACGTTTCACTCTGCTGAAGGAGGAAGGCAACGATCTGGTGAAGAGAGGCGAGTTTGAGAAAGCGATGCAGAAATACAGCGAGTGTATCGCTCTCAAACCCACCGAGTGCTCCGTCTACACCAACAG agcacTGTGTCTCCTGAAGCTGGATCGTTTTGCTGAGGCGAGGCAGGACTGTGACTCTGCACTACAGATAGAGTCGGACAATAAGAAAGCGTTTTACAGACGAGCGCTCGCTCACAAAGGCCTGAAG gacttcCTGTCGTCCAGTTCTGACCTGCAGGAGGTTCTGCGTTTGGACCCGAATGTGCGTGAGGCTGAACAGGAGCTACAGGAGGTCACGGTTCTGTTGAGGGAGAGTCTGCTGGAGTCAAACACTCAgg ACTGA
- the polr2k gene encoding DNA-directed RNA polymerases I, II, and III subunit RPABC4 isoform X1 — translation MRKRVFTTARTQRTFVGEMDSQKEVQPPKQQPMIYICGECHTENEIKARDPIRCRECGYRIMYKKRTKRLVVFDAR, via the exons ATGCGTAAACGTGTATTCACAACAGCACGGACACAACGCACGTTTGTTGGTG AAATGGATTCCCAGAAAGAGGTCCAGCCTCCTAAACAGCAGCCCATGATTTACATCTGTGGAG AGTGTCACACAGAAAATGAGATCAAGGCCCGAGACCCGATACGCTGTAGAGAATGTGGCTACAGAATCATGTACAAGAAGAGGACGAAGAGAC TGGTCGTGTTCGATGCTCGATGA
- the polr2k gene encoding DNA-directed RNA polymerases I, II, and III subunit RPABC4 isoform X2 has protein sequence MRKRVFTTARTQRTFVEMDSQKEVQPPKQQPMIYICGECHTENEIKARDPIRCRECGYRIMYKKRTKRLVVFDAR, from the exons ATGCGTAAACGTGTATTCACAACAGCACGGACACAACGCACGTTTGTTG AAATGGATTCCCAGAAAGAGGTCCAGCCTCCTAAACAGCAGCCCATGATTTACATCTGTGGAG AGTGTCACACAGAAAATGAGATCAAGGCCCGAGACCCGATACGCTGTAGAGAATGTGGCTACAGAATCATGTACAAGAAGAGGACGAAGAGAC TGGTCGTGTTCGATGCTCGATGA
- the parp10 gene encoding uncharacterized protein parp10, whose translation MEDESLEHRSVEVLQIPDGVDDDLLWLYFENKRRSGGGNIISLDRTGDRALLVFENVDVVTRVLQKDIHSLSDAQLIVRKKPPKDHRKLVLRGLSPSTSSDMLELYVENLTGIDSDNYTLYLSPRKDLVLIHLHQPAAEEFEKMRSKFSKRALDGARLTLEQVECTDSIMVGNLPPDLTDDLLTLYFECSRSGGGEVVSVCRISQHLAKVSFKDVQSVDGVLQKSHKLEETDLIVKPYYSFLHLEEEAPQTSSENGTDRGVDGQISSVSPLNDRHTVLSSSASSLSLSQEAVALKPDLQMTPEPVDMSKNTSQVLQPPAEQKPSICHVPILDPIKRELITLCNVPERLRTSHPGYKIRVTPNGVEVEGPTLDGVEKLKSELMEFLVGVSQVQVSVSALKADFFQRQDVRDKLTAMLKDQGLSCSYTLNGGVMTLSSTSMHMVNQACEVIKTTVSEFVLNVKPEYEYIICSEEWRTFLLSQDTCSAETSTQGNAISVVTLKDVELEVKENIARFLSTPIQREKVLSMQPAMLTYIQLHHQQLLRDMSEVIIFPLDTGDGLSIQGNPTAVQTVAEVLSSVVDSTYTKIITVTQPGIARFLLHDDEGLSILGEMTAKFQVYINLERVHWEPLEEQDIFALAWKTMSSQNFTRSSAQGLVDLRTGADKHTSAQIEEAKKILGFLETDRSHTAAAAAVAAEEEMDLYSAPTSSGEQMETQESVKAESQQEDLVSLDEDAYLSLAIQMSLETSQNPELLEEEELQKVLQLSKDEAMPMDEGQELVKAVDVSLQEAISLSNTAQIEVFACYTHDLVRVDIALGKKVGLRQHEEKLQHKSFRKLSGFHRRCLDFIKRKHAVEIQIQGTTAIVSGFKNYVTEALPELNELLERAEGSTTDAEILKTVQWVWHDRERSAVTPYSPEATLFIENAWRIKQDKLDILFNNQPYTIDFTKMLEFSVSSGRSVPISRKLISSVDLYTEFQEDYSLLSDVPDAVRLEKDSEEYNEVAAEFFSSLTDQSSVQIVQVEKLTNRLLYSQYLLKKADMEQKVRSDVERMLYHGTSESSVKEICIHGFNRSFCGKNATAYGQGVYFAVKSAYSFSDTYSPPNADGHKFIFVAKVLTGDFTQGKHDMRTAPLRQGSDIPVRFHSVVDSMKEPSLFVIFNDTQAYPQYLITCLKAPE comes from the exons ATGGAGGACGAAAGCTTGGAACATCGTAGCGTGGAGGTCCTTCAGATCCCCGATGGTGTGGATGACGACCTGTTGTGGCTTTACTTTGAAAACAAGAGACGGTCTGGAGGAGGGAACATCATTTCTCTGGACAGGACAGGAGACAGAGCCTTACTGGTGTTTGAGAATGTGGACG TTGTGACGAGAGTCTTGCAGAAAGACATTCATAGTCTCAGTGATGCGCAACTGATCGTACGCAAAAAACCCCCAAAGGATCATAGGAAGCTGGTGCTGCGTGGTCTTTCTCCCAGCACCAGCTCTGACATGCTGGAGCTTTACGTGGAGAATCTGACTGGGATCGACTCAGATAACTACACTCTATATCTGTCCCCCAGGAAAGACCTGGTCCTCATTCATCTCCACCAGCCTGCAGCCGAGG AATTTGAGAAGATGCGCAGTAAATTCTCCAAGCGAGCGCTAGATGGAGCGAGGCTCACTCTGGAGCAGGTGGAGTGCACAGACTCCATCATGGTGGGAAACCTGCCCCCTGACCTGACCGACGATCTGCTAACGCTGTACTTCGAGTGCAGCCGCAGTGGAGGAGGAGAAgtggtgtctgtgtgcaggATCTCACAACACCTCGCTAAAGTCTCCTTTAAAGACGTGCAGT CGGTGGACGGCGTACTTCAGAAGTCTCACAAGCTAGAAGAGACAGACTTGATCGTGAAACCTTATTATTCTTTTCTGCACTTGGAGGAAGAAGCCCCTCAGACGAGTTCAGAGAACGGGACAGACAGAGGTGTAGATGGTCAGATTAGCTCTGTATCTCCTTTGAATGACAGACACACTGTTCTGAGCAGCTCTGCATCATCATTGTCCCTCAGTCAGGAGGCTGTTGCTCTGAAACCTGACCTCCAGATGACTCCAGAACCTGTAGATATGTCCAAAAACACCTCGCAGGTCCTTCAACCTCCAGCTGAACAGAAGCCCTCTATCTGCCATGTCCCCATCCTTGACCCCATTAAACGAGAGCTCATCACTCTCTGTAATGTTCCCGAAAGGTTGAGAACATCTCATCCTGGATACAAGATCAGAGTCACACCGAACGGCGTGGAGGTCGAAGGCCCCACCCTAGATGGAGTTGAGAAACTGAAGAGCGAGCTGATGGAGTTCCTTGTTGGCGTATCGCAGGTCCAAGTGTCCGTCAGTGCTCTGAAAGCTGACTTTTTCCAGAGACAGGATGTCAGAGACAAGCTGACAGCAATGCTGAAGGACCAGGGACTGTCTTGCTCCTACACGCTGAACGGGGGGGTGATGACTTTAAGTTCCACCTCCATGCACATGGTGAACCAGGCATGTGAGGTGATAAAGACCACGGTCAGTGAGTTTGTCCTTAATGTGAAGCCTGAGTATGAGTACATAATCTGCTCTGAGGAGTGGAGAACCTTCCTCCTGAGTCAGGACACCTGCAGCGCCGAAACCTCAACCCAGGGGAATGCCATCTCCGTGGTGACACTGAAGGATGTGGAGCTGGAGGTGAAGGAGAACATCGCTCGGTTCCTCAGCACTCCCATTCAGAGGGAGAAAGTCCTCAGCATGCAGCCTGCTATGCTCACCTACATCCAGCTGCACCATCAACAGCTGCTCAGGGACATGTCTGAGGTCATCATCTTCCCCCTGGACACCGGAGACGGCCTGAGC ATCCAGGGAAACCCCACGGCGGTTCAGACAGTAGCGGAGGTTTTATCCAGCGTGGTCGACTCCACGTACACTAAGATCATCACAGTGACTCAGCCCGGCATCGCTCGCTTCCTGCTGCACGATGACGAGGGGTTGAGCATCCTGGGAGAGATGACCGCCAAGTTCCAGGTCTACATCAACCTGGAGAGGGTGCACTGGGAACCGCTGGAGGAACAG GACATCTTCGCTCTGGCCTGGAAAACGATGTCGAGTCAGAACTTCACGAGGAGTTCAGCTCAGGGTTTAGTGGATCTGAGGACTGGCGCTGATAAACACACCTCAG CTCAAATAGAAGAGGCTAAGAAGATACTGGGGTTTCTGGAGACCGATCGCTCTCAcacggcggcggcggcggcggtgGCGGCAGAGGAGGAAATGGATCTGTACTCAGCTCCTACATCCTCAGGAGAACAG ATGGAAACACAGGAGTCCGTTAAAGCTGAGAGTCAGCAGGAAGACCTCGTCAGTCTGGATGAAGATGCTTATCTCTCCCTGGCCATCCAGATGTCATTGGAGACAAGTCAGAACCCAGAGCTGCTGGAGGAAGAAGAGCTACAGAAAGTCCTCCAGCTCTCCAAAGACGAGGCGATGCCCATGGACGAGGGCCAAGAGCTGGTGAAGGCGGTGGACGTGTCCCTGCAGGAGGCCATCAGCTTGTCCAACACGGCGCAGATCGAGGTGTTTGCGTGTTACACACATGACCTGGTGCGTGTCGACATCGCTCTGGGGAAGAAGGTGGGTTTAAGGCAGCATGAGGAGAAACTGCAGCACAAGAGCTTCAGGAAGCTCTCAGGCTTCCATCGGCGCTGCCTGGACTTCATCAAAAGGAAGCACGCTGTGGAAATCCAGATCCAGGGAACCACAGCCATCGTCTCAGGGTTTAAGAACTACGTGACCGAAGCGCTGCCCGAACTGAACGAGCTGCTGGAGAGAGCGGAAGGGAGCACCACAGACGCCGAGATCCTGAAGACCGTGCAGTGGGTGTGGCACGACCGCGAGCGCTCGGCGGTGACGCCGTACTCACCGGAGGCCACGTTGTTCATCGAAAACGCCTGGAGAATAAAACAGGACAAGCTGGACATCCTGTTCAACAACCAGCCCTACACCATCGATTTCACAAAGATGCTGGAGTTCAGCGTGTCGTCCGGGCGATCCGTGCCCATCTCACGAAAACTCATCAGCTCTGTCGATCTGTACACAGAATTCCAAG AGGATTACAGTCTGCTGTCGGATGTTCCAGACGCCGTGAGACTGGAGAAAGATTCTGAAGAATATAACGAAGTTGCTGCAGAATTCTTTAGCAGCCTCACCGATCAGAGCAGCGTCCAGATCGTACAG GTGGAGAAGCTGACGAACCGGCTGCTGTACAGTCAGTACCTGCTGAAGAAGGCCGACATGGAGCAGAAGGTTCGGAGTGACGTGGAGcggatgctgtatcatggcaCCAGCGAGAGCAGCGTGAAAGAGATCTGCATCCACGGCTTCAACAGGAGCTTCTGCGGCAAAAACG CCACGGCGTACGGACAGGGCGTGTACTTCGCCGTGAAATCCGCATACTCTTTCTCGGACACCTACTCCCCCCCCAACGCTGACGGACACAAGTTCATCTTCGTAGCCAAAGTCCTGACGGGAGACTTCACCCAGGGGAAGCACGACATGAGGACGGCTCCTCTCAGACAGGGCTCAGACATCCCGGTGCGCTTCCACAGCGTCGTGGACAGCATGAAGGAGCCCAGTCTGTTCGTCATCTTTAACGACACACAGGCGTATCCTC